A window from Campylobacter concisus encodes these proteins:
- a CDS encoding transglutaminase-like cysteine peptidase — protein sequence MRVKTNFWALIVSVLFLLLASAIGDFIKSTTIAKVAKIYGEDARRRASALNSLMTSLQDATEQEKLIKVNDFFNSFRWVDDMQLWHKKDYWATRMEFIGKGAGDCEDYVIAKYFTLKQLGIPTQKLYFTYVKALRYNQAHMVLAYYDTPKSIPLILDNINGKIKIATQRTDLVPVYSFNGDSLYLAKQEGLGQAIPGGNKKQNPKWMELIDRIGKEDL from the coding sequence ATGAGGGTCAAGACAAATTTTTGGGCGCTTATTGTAAGCGTCCTTTTTTTATTATTAGCAAGTGCTATTGGAGATTTTATAAAATCAACAACTATAGCAAAGGTAGCTAAAATTTATGGAGAAGATGCAAGAAGAAGGGCCTCTGCTCTAAATTCTTTAATGACTTCATTGCAAGATGCAACTGAACAAGAGAAATTAATAAAAGTAAATGACTTTTTTAACTCTTTTAGATGGGTTGATGATATGCAACTTTGGCACAAAAAGGATTATTGGGCTACTAGAATGGAATTTATAGGAAAAGGTGCTGGTGACTGCGAAGACTATGTTATTGCAAAATATTTTACACTAAAGCAGCTAGGAATTCCAACTCAAAAATTATACTTCACATATGTTAAAGCCTTAAGATACAATCAAGCTCATATGGTTTTAGCATACTACGATACACCAAAATCTATTCCATTAATTTTAGATAACATAAATGGTAAAATAAAAATCGCAACTCAAAGAACAGACCTTGTTCCAGTTTATAGTTTTAATGGTGATTCGCTATACTTGGCAAAACAAGAAGGTCTTGGTCAAGCAATACCAGGTGGAAATAAAAAACAAAATCCTAAGTGGATGGAACTAATAGATAGGATAGGAAAAGAGGATTTATGA